Within the Azospirillum brasilense genome, the region CGGCCGTCGCGGTGAAGGTCCTGCGGGACGCGCCCGCCCCGCTGCGCGCACCAGGAGGAGTCGCGGACCTGCTCCGCCACCCCCTCCACGATGTGCCAATGCCAGGGAAAGGGGAGTTGGCGGAAAACCTCCAGGTGATAGCGGATGAAGGGATCGCCGTTCAGCACGATGGTCAGGAAATGAACCGGTAGCATGCCCGCAATCCCGTCCTTCGCCCGTTGATCCGGCCTCGCGCCATCCGCAGGACCTTGTCGGTTCCGCGGGAGCGGTGTCAAGGAAGGCATGCGATGCCGCCGATGGGGCGCCATCCCCCTCTTGACGGCGGGGGACCCCGCCCCTACCCTGGCGCCGGTTATGGTTCCCCGCGCCATCCGGTCGCGGGGCTAAGAGGGAAGCCGGTGAACCGCCCCGATCGGGGGGAAACGGCAAATCCGGCGCTGCCCCCGCAACTGTGAGCGGTGAGCGGCCTCGTCCTTTCCGTGTCACTGGCGCCGCCTGCGGGAACGGGCGCCGGGAAGGCCGGACGATGCCGCCTTGACCCGCAAGCCAGGAGACCTGCCGTAACCGAACGTACGTCCTCGGGCGGGGTGCCCCGGTGGTCGCTTGCCGATGTCCGGCCCAAAGGCCGCCCGTCTTCCGCAAGCCGTCCCTCCGGTGCGCCCATCCAAGGGGACCAAGGGGGTTGCGATGCCGGTGCCTGCCAGCAACGACGCCCTCCCAACGCATGGCAGACTCGGAAAGGGCATAGAGCATGCACATCGAACCCGGCGTCGTGGACGGCGCCAAGATCGCTCTCAGCTACGCGACGGCCGCCGGCGGCTTCGCGATGGCCGGCAAGCTGGCGCGCGACGACGTCCGCAACAACGGCGGGGTCGCGCCGCTGGTGCTGCGCAGCCTGATCGCCACCGCGCTGGTCTTCAGCTTCTTCGAGGTGTTCCCGCACCACCCCGTGGGCGTGTCGGAGGTTCACCTGATCCTCGGTTCGACGCTGCTCCTGCTGTTCGGCGCCGGTGCGGCCTCCATCGGCCTCGCCGCTGGCCTGCTGATCCAGGGCCTGTTCTTCGCGCCGTTCGACCTGCCGCAGTACGGCATGAACGTCACCACGCTGCTGGTCCCGCTGTGGGGCATCAGCCTGCTGGCGAAGCGGATCGTTCCCGACGCCACCCCCTATGTCGACCTGAAGTACTCGCAGGCGCTCGCCCTCTCCACCGCCTACCAGGGCGGCATCGTCGCCTGGGTGGCCTTCTGGGCCTTCTACGGCCACGGCTTCACCGCCGAGACCATGACGGAAGTCGCCTCCTTCGGCGCCGCCTACATGACCGTCATCGTCGTCGAGCCGCTGGCCGACCTCGCCGTGCTGGCCGTCGCCAAGGCGCTGCGCCGCCAGAGCCAGGGCCCGCTGTTCAACGTCCGCCTGCACCAGGGCGCCTGATCGGGCCTCTGGACCAGACGGTTTGCAGGAAGGGCGGCGGGGACATCCCCGCCGCCCTTTTCCGTTTTAGGTCAGCTGGCCGGTCAGATCACCAGCTCGCCCTTTCGGATCGCCGCGTAGCGGCGGTTCACCGCCCCCCAGTCGACCACGTTCCACCAAGCCGCCAGATAGTCGGCGCGCCGGTTCTGGTACTTCAGGTAATAGGCGTGCTCCCACACGTCGTTGCCCATCAGCACGGGCACGCCCTCCATGGCCGGCGAATCCTGGTTCGGGCGGGCGGCGATGGCCAGCTTGCCCGACGACGGGTCGGCGGTGACGAAGACCCAGCCGCTGCCGAACTGCCCGGCCCCCGCCGTGTTGAAGCGGGTCTTGAAGTCGTCGAAGCTGCCGAAGTCGCGCGCGATGGCCGCTCCGACCTCGCCGTCCGGGGCACCGCCCGCCTTCGGCCCCATGATGCTCCAGAACATGCTGTGGTTGGCGTGCCCGCCACCGTTGTTGCGCACCGCGGTGCGGATGCTTTCCGGCAGTTCCGGGACGCGCTTCAGCAGGTCGGCCAGCGGCATCGCCTGAAGGTCGCCGTGGTTGGCGAGCGCCTTGTTGAGGTTGTCGACGTAAGCCTGATGGTGCTTGCCGTGATGCACGCTCATGGTCGTCGCGTCGATGTGCGGTTCCAGCGCGGCGGGCGCGTAGGGCAGCGGCGGCAGCGTGAATCCCTTGCCGCCCGGTGTCTGGCCCCCTGTTGTTTGGGTCCCTGTTGTTTGGGCCAGGACGAAGCGCGGCGCCACGGCCAGCACCAGCGCGGCGGCTCCGGCGGAGAGCAGCAATTGGCGGCGATCCAGGCGAACGGACATGAGACCTCCCATTGTGTGTTTCGTGCCGAACAGCGGGGAAGCGACAGCCTCAGTGCGCCCCGCCCCTCACTCAACAGGGCAATGGGCGTACTCACTCGGTACCGGCGGACCGCGCACCGCCCGTTTCCTACAAGCGGGCCTTTCCAGCCAGTCCGGCGGACGCCGAGCGGGCCATGCCGATCGCCACCGTCCGCCAACGTCCCAGACGGAATCGGGAAGGCGCCGCCGTCGGCTTCCTGACCGGAGCGACCGGAGCCTCTCCCACCACCTCATGAATCTTGCGGCCACGGCGCTCCCGAAGCAGCAGGCGCATCACCTCCTCCTCCGTGACGAGGCGTCCGGCCTTGGCCGAGGCGAGGCTCGCGGTGTCCTGGAGGGCGGCGACCTGAGCCAGAGTGCCGGTCAACCCCTTGGCCGCGGCGGTTTCCAGAGCTTCGCGATGAATGGCGAGGATGAACGGCTTCAGCCCGCGGTCGGGCAATCCGTGCGGCGATGTCGGCATGGCTGAATGGCTCCGGGGATTCGTTCGATCGGGTAAACCATCATCCAACCGATAACCCTGCGGCGGCAAAGACCCCTGCGGATTAGCCCGCCCCCTCCGTTCGGGGAAGCCGACGCAAAACGGCGGGTGCCGGAGGCCGAAGGCCCCGGCACCCGCCGTTTCGTCTCGCGTGTATGCGTCCTCAGCCGAACCAGCCGGCGACGTTGCCGGTCTGGCCGAGGATGGTGATGCGGTTGCCTCCGCCGACGTCGAGGGTGGTGTTGCCGCCCTCCACCCGCGCCGAGCGGATCACCGCGCCGAGGTCCATGCCGGCGTCGTAGAGCGCCAGACGGTCCACACCCGCCTGGAAGTCCATCACCACCGATCCGCCCGATGCCCGACCGAAGGCGAAGACGTCCGCCCCGGCGCCGCCCCACAGCGTGTCCGCACCGCCGTCGGCGAACAGCACGTCGTTGCCAGCCCCACCGTTCAGCAGGTCGTTGCCCGCCCCGCCGAACAGCGTGTCGTTGCCGTCCTCGCCGAACAGCGTGTCATCGCCGCCGTCGCCGCTGGCCAGGTCGTCGCCCGCGCCGAGACCGATCAGGTCCCGCCCCGCCCCGCCCAGCGCCACGTCGTTGCCCGCGCCGCCGCTGATCGTGTCGTCGCCCGCGTCGCCGATCAGGAAGTCGTTGCCCACCCCGCCGAACAGCAGGTCGTTGCCAGCCCCGCCGGACAGCGTGTCGTCGCCCTCCTCGCCGGTCAGCGTGTCGTCGCCGTCCTCGCCGAACAGGATGTCGCGGCCCGTCCCGCCGAACAGCGCGTCGTTGCCGACGCCGCCGCCGACCAGGTCGTTGCCCTCGCCGCCGAACAGCCAGTCGTCGCCCTCGCCGCCCATCACCACGTCGTCGCCGTCGTCGCCGTACAGCGTGTCGTTGCCGCCGGCGCTGGCGATCGTGTCTTTGCCGCCGCCGCCGTGCAGGATGTCGTCGCCGGCCCCCAGATACATGTACTGCTGGTGGTCGTCGCCGTAGACGATCTGCTCGCCGTCGCCGCCGACCAGCGTGGCGTTGCCGACCACCGCCGCGAATTCGACGTTGTCGAGCTGGATGGTCACCGGACCCGCCGCCGCCGAGGTGTTGAGCACCACCGCGGTCGGCGCCGTGCTGGCGGTGCCGGTGCCGCCCAGCGTGTTGCCGGTCACCTTGGTCTGCACCGCCTGGCCGGCGGTCGCACCCGGCGTGCTGAAGTCGATGGCGCGCACCAGGAGCTGGGCCTGGGCGGAGAGCACCGAGAGGAAGCCCGAACCGCCGCCGGTCAGGTTGCCGCGCGAGGCGGTGCCGGCGTCGGTGCGCGCCTCGATGGCGGCGATCAGGCCGGTCAGCCCGGTCTGCGCCTCCGCGGCGGTCTGCCGCTCGGCGCTGCCGCTGGTGGTGACGGCCACCCCGTTGGAGACGCTGACCGTCAGGGTGGTGACGGTGGACACCGCACCGGTCTGCCGGTCGACCACCTGCTCGCGCACCACTGGCACGTCGGCGAGATCGGCGTTGGCGGTGCTGGTGTCCTCGACCCGCTCCCCGTTGCTGGCCGCGATGGTCACGGTGGTGACGCGCTTGCCGTCGCTGCCGGTGGTGATCGCGCCATTGACGGTGGCGCCGTCCACGGTGGCCGTCGGCGGCGGGGCGACCGGGGCGGGCTTCTCCGCGGTGGCGGTGAGCTTCTGCGTCGCCGCGGTGAAGGGCGGCGAGGCGTTGCC harbors:
- a CDS encoding energy-coupling factor ABC transporter permease produces the protein MHIEPGVVDGAKIALSYATAAGGFAMAGKLARDDVRNNGGVAPLVLRSLIATALVFSFFEVFPHHPVGVSEVHLILGSTLLLLFGAGAASIGLAAGLLIQGLFFAPFDLPQYGMNVTTLLVPLWGISLLAKRIVPDATPYVDLKYSQALALSTAYQGGIVAWVAFWAFYGHGFTAETMTEVASFGAAYMTVIVVEPLADLAVLAVAKALRRQSQGPLFNVRLHQGA
- a CDS encoding superoxide dismutase, which translates into the protein MSVRLDRRQLLLSAGAAALVLAVAPRFVLAQTTGTQTTGGQTPGGKGFTLPPLPYAPAALEPHIDATTMSVHHGKHHQAYVDNLNKALANHGDLQAMPLADLLKRVPELPESIRTAVRNNGGGHANHSMFWSIMGPKAGGAPDGEVGAAIARDFGSFDDFKTRFNTAGAGQFGSGWVFVTADPSSGKLAIAARPNQDSPAMEGVPVLMGNDVWEHAYYLKYQNRRADYLAAWWNVVDWGAVNRRYAAIRKGELVI